The Kosakonia sacchari SP1 genome includes a window with the following:
- the rluC gene encoding 23S rRNA pseudouridine(955/2504/2580) synthase RluC, producing the protein MKTETPSVKFVAITADEAGQRIDNFLRTQLKGVPKSMIYRILRKGEVRVNKKRVKPEYKLEAGDEIRIPPVRVAEKEEEAVSPHLQKVAQLTDVILYEDDHILVLNKPSGTAVHGGSGLSFGVIEGLRALRPEARFLELVHRLDRDTSGVLLVAKKRSALRSLHEQLRGKDMQKDYLALVRGQWQSHVKVVQAPLLKNILQSGERIVRVNSEGKPSETRFKVEERYEFATLVRCSPVTGRTHQIRVHTQHAGHPIAFDDRYGDREFDKQLASTGLSRLFLHAAALKFTHPHTGETLRIEAPLDEALKRCLQVLRNAK; encoded by the coding sequence ATGAAAACTGAGACACCATCCGTAAAATTTGTTGCTATTACCGCCGATGAAGCGGGGCAACGTATCGATAATTTTTTGCGTACCCAGCTCAAAGGGGTACCTAAAAGCATGATTTACCGCATCCTGCGCAAGGGTGAAGTGCGGGTGAATAAAAAACGCGTAAAACCAGAATATAAACTGGAAGCGGGGGATGAAATCCGTATTCCGCCGGTACGCGTGGCTGAAAAAGAAGAAGAGGCGGTTTCTCCGCATTTGCAAAAAGTTGCCCAGCTAACCGACGTCATCCTCTATGAAGACGATCATATCCTGGTGCTGAATAAGCCGTCTGGCACGGCGGTTCACGGCGGTAGCGGGCTGAGCTTTGGCGTGATTGAAGGCCTGCGCGCGTTGCGCCCGGAAGCCCGTTTCCTTGAGCTGGTTCACCGTTTAGATCGTGACACCTCCGGCGTTTTGCTGGTGGCAAAAAAACGTTCCGCGCTGCGTTCGCTGCATGAGCAGTTGCGCGGTAAAGATATGCAGAAGGATTATCTGGCGCTGGTTCGCGGCCAGTGGCAGTCGCATGTCAAAGTGGTGCAGGCACCCTTGCTGAAAAATATTCTGCAGAGCGGCGAGCGGATAGTGCGGGTGAACAGCGAAGGCAAGCCTTCAGAAACGCGTTTTAAAGTTGAAGAGCGCTATGAATTCGCGACCCTGGTGCGTTGTAGCCCGGTGACCGGACGTACGCATCAGATCCGCGTACATACTCAGCATGCCGGCCACCCGATTGCTTTTGATGATCGCTATGGCGACCGCGAATTTGATAAACAGCTGGCGTCGACCGGATTGTCACGACTGTTCCTGCATGCAGCGGCACTTAAGTTCACGCATCCACATACGGGCGAGACTTTACGGATAGAAGCGCCGCTTGATGAGGCACTCAAACGTTGTCTGCAAGTATTACGCAACGCGAAGTAA